A section of the Pseudomonas sp. FP453 genome encodes:
- a CDS encoding alpha/beta fold hydrolase has translation MPLAEIPLSAWRKRSQSFVFRGRTLRYWVAGQGEPLLLIHGFPTASWDWHYLWQPLAQRNLVIACDMLGFGDSDKPVDHEYCLLEQADVQQALLEHLSVDQPVHVLAHDYGDSVAQELLARHYEGRFQMASCVFLNGGLFPETHRPALVQKLLLSPLGWMIGRAFGRNALSDSFRQIFGPATRPSESALDDFWSLLNCNDGTRILHKLIAYIPQRRRLRDRWVEAMQRGDVPLRVIDGEADPISGAHMVERYQQLVPEADTVLLANIGHYPQIEAPVQVLKHYLAFRERIAGPMPYMAYS, from the coding sequence ATGCCACTCGCCGAGATCCCGCTCAGCGCCTGGCGCAAGCGCAGCCAGAGTTTTGTCTTCCGTGGCCGTACCCTCCGTTATTGGGTGGCGGGGCAGGGCGAGCCGCTACTGCTGATCCATGGCTTCCCCACGGCCAGCTGGGACTGGCATTACCTGTGGCAGCCCCTGGCCCAGCGCAACCTGGTGATTGCCTGCGACATGCTCGGTTTTGGCGATTCGGACAAACCCGTCGATCACGAGTATTGCCTGCTGGAGCAGGCCGATGTGCAACAGGCGTTGCTGGAGCACTTGAGTGTGGATCAGCCGGTGCATGTGCTGGCCCATGACTACGGCGACAGCGTTGCCCAGGAATTGCTCGCGCGGCATTACGAAGGCCGCTTCCAGATGGCCAGTTGCGTGTTTCTCAACGGCGGCCTGTTCCCCGAAACCCATCGGCCGGCGCTGGTGCAGAAACTCCTGCTCAGCCCGCTCGGCTGGATGATCGGCCGCGCCTTTGGGCGCAATGCCTTGTCCGACAGCTTCCGGCAGATCTTCGGCCCGGCGACGCGCCCCAGCGAAAGCGCCCTGGATGATTTCTGGAGCCTGCTCAACTGCAACGATGGCACGCGGATTCTGCACAAGCTGATCGCCTATATCCCCCAGCGTCGCCGCTTGCGTGACCGTTGGGTGGAGGCGATGCAGCGCGGGGATGTGCCGTTGCGGGTGATCGACGGGGAGGCTGATCCGATTTCCGGTGCGCATATGGTGGAGCGTTACCAGCAACTGGTGCCCGAGGCCGATACGGTGTTGCTGGCGAACATTGGCCACTACCCGCAGATCGAAGCGCCGGTGCAGGTGCTCAAGCACTACCTGGCGTTTCGCGAGCGGATCGCCGGGCCGATGCCCTACATGGCCTATTCCTGA
- a CDS encoding flavodoxin: protein MKVAILSGSVYGTAEEVARHAAGILNAAGFEAWHNPRATLADVQAFAPDAFLAVTSTTGMGELPDNLQPLYSSIRDQLPAAWRGLPGAVIGLGDASYGDTFCGGGEQLRELFGELGVREVLPMLRLDASESVTPEADAEPWLAELVTALRG from the coding sequence GAAGTCGCCCGCCATGCCGCCGGTATCCTCAACGCCGCCGGTTTTGAAGCCTGGCACAACCCGCGCGCCACCCTGGCAGACGTGCAGGCCTTCGCTCCCGACGCGTTCCTGGCGGTGACATCGACCACCGGCATGGGTGAGTTGCCCGACAACCTGCAACCGCTGTATTCGAGCATCCGCGATCAATTGCCCGCCGCCTGGCGCGGCCTGCCAGGCGCGGTGATCGGCCTGGGCGACGCCAGCTACGGCGACACCTTCTGCGGCGGTGGCGAGCAACTGCGTGAACTGTTCGGCGAGTTGGGCGTGCGCGAAGTCCTGCCGATGCTGCGCCTGGACGCCAGCGAAAGCGTCACCCCGGAAGCCGACGCCGAGCCGTGGCTGGCTGAACTGGTCACTGCACTGCGCGGCTGA
- a CDS encoding DUF1302 domain-containing protein: MTKTTMRAIFTPQALAAAVALGCCAQAQAVSFNIGDEIEGQFDSSLSVGASWGMRDADKKLVGTVNGGTGQASTGDDGRLNFKKGETFSKIFKGLHDLELKYGDSGMFLRGKYWYDFELQDEDREFKQISNHHRDEGARSSGYQLLDAFVYHNYSIGDQPGNVRLGKQVVSWGESTFIGNSINSINPIDVSAFRRPGAEIKEGLIPVNMLFGSQSLTNQLTVEGFYQLNWQNTVLDNCGTFFGGDVAAHGCNGNYTVGNPAIAPLQPVAAAFGQGFQVTREGVIVQRARDREARDGGQFGAALRWLGDDTEYGLYFMNYHSRTPTVGTITNTTTLARLGAISGAANGIAPGTGSGLVQSLMLGRGQYYLDYPENIRLFGASFSTTLPTGTAWTGEISYRPNAPVQLNTTDLTLALINPVAGQAASPIRSNFGDDNKGYRRKEITQIQSTMTQFFDQVLGAERLTLVGEAAFVHVAGLEDKSKLRYGRDSVYGAYGFQGDTDGFVTANSWGYRARAILDYNNAIFGVNLKPNLSWSHDVAGYGPNGLFNKGAKAISVGVDADYRSTYTASLSYTDFFGGDYNTLTDRDFLALSFGVNF, from the coding sequence ATGACAAAAACAACAATGCGCGCCATCTTCACGCCTCAGGCGCTGGCCGCTGCGGTTGCACTGGGTTGCTGTGCGCAGGCGCAGGCTGTTTCGTTCAACATTGGCGATGAGATCGAAGGGCAATTCGACTCCTCGCTGTCGGTCGGCGCGAGTTGGGGCATGCGCGATGCCGATAAGAAACTGGTGGGCACCGTCAATGGTGGCACCGGGCAGGCGTCTACCGGGGATGACGGACGGCTGAACTTCAAGAAGGGCGAAACCTTCTCCAAGATCTTCAAAGGCCTGCACGACCTGGAACTCAAGTACGGCGACAGCGGCATGTTTTTGCGTGGCAAGTACTGGTACGACTTCGAACTGCAGGACGAAGACCGCGAATTCAAACAGATCAGCAACCACCACCGCGACGAAGGCGCGCGCTCGTCCGGTTATCAACTGCTGGATGCCTTCGTCTATCACAACTATTCCATTGGCGACCAACCGGGCAACGTGCGCCTGGGCAAGCAGGTGGTGAGCTGGGGCGAGAGCACCTTTATCGGTAACTCCATCAACAGCATCAACCCCATCGACGTGTCGGCCTTCCGCCGCCCCGGCGCGGAGATCAAGGAAGGGCTGATCCCGGTGAACATGCTGTTCGGCTCCCAAAGCCTGACCAACCAACTGACGGTGGAGGGCTTCTACCAGTTGAACTGGCAGAACACCGTGCTGGATAACTGCGGCACCTTCTTTGGTGGCGACGTCGCGGCCCATGGTTGCAACGGCAACTACACCGTGGGCAACCCGGCGATTGCACCGTTGCAACCGGTGGCCGCTGCGTTCGGGCAGGGCTTTCAAGTGACCCGTGAAGGGGTGATCGTGCAGCGCGCCCGGGACCGCGAGGCCCGTGACGGCGGCCAGTTCGGCGCGGCCCTGCGCTGGCTGGGGGATGATACCGAGTACGGCCTGTACTTCATGAACTACCACAGCCGCACGCCGACCGTGGGCACCATCACCAACACCACCACGCTGGCCAGGCTCGGCGCCATCTCCGGCGCAGCCAACGGCATCGCGCCCGGCACCGGCTCAGGGCTGGTCCAAAGCCTGATGCTCGGCCGTGGCCAGTACTACCTCGACTACCCGGAAAACATCCGCCTGTTCGGCGCCAGTTTCTCCACCACCTTGCCCACCGGCACCGCGTGGACCGGCGAAATCAGCTACCGCCCGAACGCGCCGGTGCAGCTCAACACCACCGACCTGACCCTGGCCCTGATCAACCCGGTCGCCGGCCAAGCGGCATCACCGATCCGCAGCAACTTCGGCGACGACAACAAAGGCTACCGCCGCAAGGAAATCACCCAGATCCAAAGCACCATGACCCAATTCTTCGACCAGGTGCTGGGCGCCGAACGCCTGACGTTGGTCGGTGAAGCGGCCTTTGTGCACGTCGCCGGGCTGGAAGACAAATCCAAACTGCGTTACGGCCGCGACTCGGTCTACGGCGCCTACGGCTTCCAGGGTGACACCGACGGTTTTGTCACGGCCAACTCCTGGGGCTACCGCGCCCGGGCGATCCTTGACTACAACAACGCGATTTTCGGGGTGAACCTCAAGCCCAACCTGTCGTGGTCCCACGACGTCGCCGGCTACGGCCCCAACGGCCTGTTCAACAAGGGCGCCAAGGCCATCAGCGTCGGCGTGGATGCGGACTACCGCAGCACCTACACCGCCAGCCTGAGCTACACCGACTTTTTCGGCGGCGACTACAACACCCTCACCGACCGTGACTTCCTCGCCCTCAGCTTCGGCGTGAACTTCTGA
- a CDS encoding class II aldolase/adducin family protein, whose amino-acid sequence MSLAPVLSPQNVQDQVSAAEWQARVDLAACYRLVALHGWDDLIFTHISAKVPGTDDFLINPYGLMFHEITASSLVKVDQAGNKLMDSPYEINPAGYTIHSAIHEVRHDVSCVLHTHTAAGVAVAAQKQGVLPISQQSIFVLASLAYHAYEGVALNHEEKARLQADLGDNNFLMLHNHGLLTCGSTIADTFLMMFTFQRACDIQVLAQNGGAELIPIGPQILAGAKAMVAAVTKSAQGMGGALAWPALLRKLDSIDPGYTT is encoded by the coding sequence GTGAGCCTAGCCCCCGTTCTATCGCCGCAAAATGTCCAAGACCAGGTCAGCGCTGCCGAATGGCAAGCCCGTGTCGACCTGGCAGCCTGCTATCGCCTGGTGGCGTTGCATGGCTGGGATGACCTGATCTTCACTCACATCTCGGCCAAGGTGCCGGGCACCGATGATTTCCTGATCAATCCGTACGGGCTGATGTTTCACGAGATCACCGCGTCGAGCCTGGTCAAGGTCGATCAGGCCGGCAACAAGCTGATGGACAGCCCCTACGAGATCAACCCGGCGGGCTACACCATCCACAGCGCGATCCATGAAGTGCGCCATGACGTAAGCTGTGTGCTGCATACCCACACCGCCGCCGGTGTCGCGGTAGCGGCGCAGAAACAGGGCGTGCTGCCGATCAGCCAGCAATCGATCTTCGTGCTGGCGAGCCTGGCCTATCACGCCTACGAAGGCGTGGCGCTGAACCACGAAGAAAAGGCGCGTTTGCAGGCCGACCTGGGTGACAACAATTTCCTGATGCTGCACAACCACGGCCTGCTGACCTGCGGCAGCACCATCGCCGACACCTTCTTGATGATGTTCACCTTCCAGCGTGCCTGTGACATCCAGGTGCTGGCGCAAAACGGCGGCGCCGAGTTGATCCCGATCGGCCCGCAGATCCTGGCCGGGGCCAAGGCGATGGTGGCGGCCGTCACCAAGAGTGCACAAGGGATGGGGGGCGCGCTGGCCTGGCCGGCGTTGCTGCGCAAGTTGGACAGCATCGATCCTGGGTATACAACCTGA